The following coding sequences lie in one Cannabis sativa cultivar Pink pepper isolate KNU-18-1 chromosome 5, ASM2916894v1, whole genome shotgun sequence genomic window:
- the LOC115716702 gene encoding probable DEAD-box ATP-dependent RNA helicase 48 isoform X2, with protein sequence MFFSILLERPKTISKLLSNLILTRPMGGGPRTFPGGLNKWQWKRMHEKRAKEKEKSLLEQEKELYHARIRSQIRAKVTGKPDPFRKPLAESGHGPMSPNDHVKALADRFMKEGAEDLWNERDGPVKPTPSTPASKVREHYIESTEATRPITGSPIDLRKMVSERRNIAGDRENLHFSNTNDNNVRVRNYSVQRGRWNEGSSTGSNSCLDSKGDSLKPFVRSLVGNRDDSKVERSANELSANKKVSVKKKRRSGGSSSDDESEFDSEDDTARSSGTGRNMRTMGSSASLGKYDVKITKRRVPLNTCEGAVDFSQQVELIRHEISQRKLAEEEGKLEEESILSQKRFDEFDISPLTVKALSSSGYVQMTRVQEATLSFVLEGKDALVKAKTGTGKTAAFLIPAIETVLKALGSNSIQRVPPILALILCPTRELASQIAAEANVLLRYHSGIGVQTLVGGTRFKDDQKRLESSPSQIVVATPGRLLDHVESKSGLSVRLMGLKMLILDEAGHLLDLGFRKDIEKIVDCLPRRRQSLLFTATIPKEVRRISQLVLNREHSFIDTVGLGCVETLSQVKQCYLVSPLELHFHIVHHLLKEHISKSPDYKVLVFCTTSMVTSLVYLLLREMKLNVREMHTRKPQLARTRVSEEFRESKRLILVTSDVSARGMNYPDVTLVIQVGLPMSRDQYIHRLGRTGREGKEGEGILLLAPWEEYFLDEIKDLPLEKFTLSRLDPNAKLKDLVLRFNLRKPYWSGLLFSSLAQGVGAEVEGIMKGAKR encoded by the exons ATGTTTTTTTCCATCCTTCTAGAACGTCCTAAAACAATTTCCAAGCTTCTCTCAAACCTGATCCTTACCCGACCTATGGGTGGTGGCCCTCGAACCTTTCCTGGCGGCTTAAACAAGTGGCAATGGAAGCGTATGCACGAGAAGCGAgccaaagagaaagaaaaatctCTTCTTGAACAAGAGAAAGAGCTTTACCACGCCCGAATCCGCTCCCAAATTCGGGCCAAGGTTACCGGAAAACCAGACCCATTTAGAAAACCTCTTGCAGAGTCCGGACACGGGCCTATGAGCCCTAACGATCACGTAAAAGCACTAGCTGATCGGTTCATGAAAGAAGGAGCCGAGGACTTGTGGAATGAGCGCGACGGTCCCGTCAAACCTACGCCGTCCACGCCGGCATCAAAGGTACGGGAGCATTACATAGAATCGACAGAAGCGACAAGACCCATTACTGGGTCTCCGATAGATTTGAGGAAGATGGTATCAGAGCGGCGTAATATAGCCGGAGACCGCGAAAATTTGCATTTCAGCAATACGAATGACAATAACGTTAGGGTCAGAAATTATTCAGTGCAGCGGGGTCGATGGAACGAGGGCTCTTCGACTGGAAGTAACTCTTGTTTAGATTCGAAGGGTGATTCTTTGAAACCTTTCGTTAGAAGTTTGGTGGGTAACCGCGATGACTCTAAAGTTGAGAGAAGTGCCAATGAGCTTTCTGCAAATAAGAAAGTTTCCGTGAAGAAGAAAAGGAGAAGTGGTGGTTCTTCGAGCGACGATGAGTCAGAATTTGATTCAGAAGATGACACAGCAAGGTCTTCTGGGACTGGAAGGAATATGAGGACAATGGGGAGTAGTGCTTCTTTAGGGAAATATGATGTGAAAATTACAAAACGAAGAGTACCATTGAATACATGCGAAGGGGCTGTCGATTTTTCACAGCAGGTTGAGCTAATTAGGCATGAAATCAGTCAAAGAAAATTGGCTGAGGAAGAGGGTAAGCTTGAGGAAGAGTCGATTCTTAGTCAGAAAAG GTTTGATGAGTTTGATATATCCCCATTGACTGTCAAGGCGCTATCTTCTTCTGGTTATGTTCAAATGACTAGAGTGCAGGAGGCTACCCTTTCTTTTGTTCTAGAGG GGAAAGATGCTTTGGTCAAGGCTAAAACCGGTACTGGGAAAACGGCAGCCTTTTTG ATTCCTGCTATTGAAACAGTTCTGAAGGCTTTGGGTAGTAATTCTATTCAACGGGTGCCTCCAATTTTAGCTCTGATTCTTTGCCCCACAAGAGAACTTGCAAGTCAGATAGCTGCAGAAGCCAATGTCTTGCTGAGGTACCATAGCGGCATAGGTGTCCAAACATTAGTAGGAGGTACACGATTTAAAGATGACCAGAAACGCCTTGAATCTAGTCCAAGCCAG ATAGTAGTTGCAACTCCTGGCCGGTTGCTGGATCACGTTGAGAGCAAATCTGGGTTGTCTGTGCGATTGATGGGATTAAAGATGCTAATACTTGATGAAGCTGGTCATTTATTAGATCTGGGATTTCGGAAGGACATAGAGAAAATTGTTGATTGTTTGCCACGTCGGAGGCAGTCCTTGCTATTTACTGCAACAATACCTAAAGAG GTTCGCCGAATATCACAGCTTGTTTTGAATCGGGAACATTCTTTTATTGATACTGTTGGTCTAGGTTGTGTTGAAACTCTTTCTCAG GTCAAACAATGCTATCTTGTTTCACCACTTGAATTGCATTTTCATATAGTGCATCATCTTTTGAAGGAGCATATTTCAAAATCACCTGATTATAAG GTCCTTGTTTTCTGTACGACTTCAATGGTAACGTCACTAGTGTATCTTCTTCTCCGTGAAATGAAATTGAATGTGAGGGAGATGCACACCAGAAAGCCTCAACTTGCTCGAACTCGTGTTTCTGAGGAGTTCAGGGAATCAAAAAGACTGATTCTTGTTACATCTGATGTTTCAGCTCGTGGGATGAACTATCCTGATGTTACACTGGTCATTCAG GTGGGTCTACCAATGTCTCGGGACCAATATATTCATCGTCTTGGAAGAACAGGAAGGGAAGGGAAAGAGGGAGAAGGCATCTTGTTGCTTGCACCATGGGAGGAGTATTTTCTTGATGAAATAAAAGATCTACCTCTGGAAAAATTTACATTATCACGATTGGACCCAAATGCAAAACTTAAG gATTTGGTACTGAGGTTCAATCTTAGAAAACCATATTGGAGTGGTCTTCTATTCTCATCTCTGGCACAAGGAGTAGGGGCGGAGGTAGAAGGTATCATGAAGGGGgccaaaagataa
- the LOC115716702 gene encoding probable DEAD-box ATP-dependent RNA helicase 48 isoform X1: MFFSILLERPKTISKLLSNLILTRPMGGGPRTFPGGLNKWQWKRMHEKRAKEKEKSLLEQEKELYHARIRSQIRAKVTGKPDPFRKPLAESGHGPMSPNDHVKALADRFMKEGAEDLWNERDGPVKPTPSTPASKVREHYIESTEATRPITGSPIDLRKMVSERRNIAGDRENLHFSNTNDNNVRVRNYSVQRGRWNEGSSTGSNSCLDSKGDSLKPFVRSLVGNRDDSKVERSANELSANKKVSVKKKRRSGGSSSDDESEFDSEDDTARSSGTGRNMRTMGSSASLGKYDVKITKRRVPLNTCEGAVDFSQQVELIRHEISQRKLAEEEGKLEEESILSQKRFDEFDISPLTVKALSSSGYVQMTRVQEATLSFVLEGKDALVKAKTGTGKTAAFLIPAIETVLKALGSNSIQRVPPILALILCPTRELASQIAAEANVLLRYHSGIGVQTLVGGTRFKDDQKRLESSPSQIVVATPGRLLDHVESKSGLSVRLMGLKMLILDEAGHLLDLGFRKDIEKIVDCLPRRRQSLLFTATIPKEVRRISQLVLNREHSFIDTVGLGCVETLSQVKQCYLVSPLELHFHIVHHLLKEHISKSPDYKVLVFCTTSMVTSLVYLLLREMKLNVREMHTRKPQLARTRVSEEFRESKRLILVTSDVSARGMNYPDVTLVIQVGLPMSRDQYIHRLGRTGREGKEGEGILLLAPWEEYFLDEIKDLPLEKFTLSRLDPNAKLKMEDSMAKIDGSVKEAAYHAWLGYYNSIKEVGRDKTTLVEVAKRFSESIGLEKPPALFRKTAVKMGLRDIQGIRIHK, translated from the exons ATGTTTTTTTCCATCCTTCTAGAACGTCCTAAAACAATTTCCAAGCTTCTCTCAAACCTGATCCTTACCCGACCTATGGGTGGTGGCCCTCGAACCTTTCCTGGCGGCTTAAACAAGTGGCAATGGAAGCGTATGCACGAGAAGCGAgccaaagagaaagaaaaatctCTTCTTGAACAAGAGAAAGAGCTTTACCACGCCCGAATCCGCTCCCAAATTCGGGCCAAGGTTACCGGAAAACCAGACCCATTTAGAAAACCTCTTGCAGAGTCCGGACACGGGCCTATGAGCCCTAACGATCACGTAAAAGCACTAGCTGATCGGTTCATGAAAGAAGGAGCCGAGGACTTGTGGAATGAGCGCGACGGTCCCGTCAAACCTACGCCGTCCACGCCGGCATCAAAGGTACGGGAGCATTACATAGAATCGACAGAAGCGACAAGACCCATTACTGGGTCTCCGATAGATTTGAGGAAGATGGTATCAGAGCGGCGTAATATAGCCGGAGACCGCGAAAATTTGCATTTCAGCAATACGAATGACAATAACGTTAGGGTCAGAAATTATTCAGTGCAGCGGGGTCGATGGAACGAGGGCTCTTCGACTGGAAGTAACTCTTGTTTAGATTCGAAGGGTGATTCTTTGAAACCTTTCGTTAGAAGTTTGGTGGGTAACCGCGATGACTCTAAAGTTGAGAGAAGTGCCAATGAGCTTTCTGCAAATAAGAAAGTTTCCGTGAAGAAGAAAAGGAGAAGTGGTGGTTCTTCGAGCGACGATGAGTCAGAATTTGATTCAGAAGATGACACAGCAAGGTCTTCTGGGACTGGAAGGAATATGAGGACAATGGGGAGTAGTGCTTCTTTAGGGAAATATGATGTGAAAATTACAAAACGAAGAGTACCATTGAATACATGCGAAGGGGCTGTCGATTTTTCACAGCAGGTTGAGCTAATTAGGCATGAAATCAGTCAAAGAAAATTGGCTGAGGAAGAGGGTAAGCTTGAGGAAGAGTCGATTCTTAGTCAGAAAAG GTTTGATGAGTTTGATATATCCCCATTGACTGTCAAGGCGCTATCTTCTTCTGGTTATGTTCAAATGACTAGAGTGCAGGAGGCTACCCTTTCTTTTGTTCTAGAGG GGAAAGATGCTTTGGTCAAGGCTAAAACCGGTACTGGGAAAACGGCAGCCTTTTTG ATTCCTGCTATTGAAACAGTTCTGAAGGCTTTGGGTAGTAATTCTATTCAACGGGTGCCTCCAATTTTAGCTCTGATTCTTTGCCCCACAAGAGAACTTGCAAGTCAGATAGCTGCAGAAGCCAATGTCTTGCTGAGGTACCATAGCGGCATAGGTGTCCAAACATTAGTAGGAGGTACACGATTTAAAGATGACCAGAAACGCCTTGAATCTAGTCCAAGCCAG ATAGTAGTTGCAACTCCTGGCCGGTTGCTGGATCACGTTGAGAGCAAATCTGGGTTGTCTGTGCGATTGATGGGATTAAAGATGCTAATACTTGATGAAGCTGGTCATTTATTAGATCTGGGATTTCGGAAGGACATAGAGAAAATTGTTGATTGTTTGCCACGTCGGAGGCAGTCCTTGCTATTTACTGCAACAATACCTAAAGAG GTTCGCCGAATATCACAGCTTGTTTTGAATCGGGAACATTCTTTTATTGATACTGTTGGTCTAGGTTGTGTTGAAACTCTTTCTCAG GTCAAACAATGCTATCTTGTTTCACCACTTGAATTGCATTTTCATATAGTGCATCATCTTTTGAAGGAGCATATTTCAAAATCACCTGATTATAAG GTCCTTGTTTTCTGTACGACTTCAATGGTAACGTCACTAGTGTATCTTCTTCTCCGTGAAATGAAATTGAATGTGAGGGAGATGCACACCAGAAAGCCTCAACTTGCTCGAACTCGTGTTTCTGAGGAGTTCAGGGAATCAAAAAGACTGATTCTTGTTACATCTGATGTTTCAGCTCGTGGGATGAACTATCCTGATGTTACACTGGTCATTCAG GTGGGTCTACCAATGTCTCGGGACCAATATATTCATCGTCTTGGAAGAACAGGAAGGGAAGGGAAAGAGGGAGAAGGCATCTTGTTGCTTGCACCATGGGAGGAGTATTTTCTTGATGAAATAAAAGATCTACCTCTGGAAAAATTTACATTATCACGATTGGACCCAAATGCAAAACTTAAG ATGGAAGATTCTATGGCCAAGATCGATGGTAGCGTCAAAGAAGCAGCATATCATGCTTGGCTTGGCTACTATAACTCGATCAAGGAAGTCGGTAGGGATAAAACCACACTTGTTGAGGTTGCTAAAAGATTTTCTGAATCAATTGGTCTGGAAAAACCACCTGCTCTATTTAGAAAGACAGCAGTGAAGATGGGGTTGAGAGATATACAGGGCATAAGAATACACAAGTAA